Part of the Bacteroidales bacterium genome is shown below.
AAGATTCAGAATTACGGCAATGAAATTTCAGTCGGTGGGCACAATGCCAACCGACTGAAATTTTATATTCCTGGCAGGGATGCTGAAAAACGAAGTTATTAGATAACTCCTGTTTTACAGGCAGAGGAATTTTAATTATTCAGCTGCAATGGTAACTGAAGCTTCCGGCAGTCCGTCTGAAACAGCCTTCAGGGTGATTTTTCCTGCTTTATCCGATGCCTGAATCACCGCCAGGCAGAGCCCGTGAAAGGCTTTGCGTTCGCTGGTCTGGAATGACTCCATACTGACAGGATTTCCGTTGTCGGTTGCCCGCAGCTTCCCTGCGCCATTTACTTCAAACTTTACCAGATTGTCGGCATAGGGTACTATATTTCCCTTATCGTCCAGTATGCTGATTTTGACAAACGAAAGGTCTTTTCCGTCAGCTTTCAGTTTGGTCCTGTCAGGTTCAAGCAGAATACGGGCCGGTTTTCCGGCGGTGTGAATTTCTTTTGTGAGCACTTCCTTCCCTCCTGTGCGGGCAATAGCCTTCACTGTGCCTGGCTCCCAGGTAAGACGCCACATGAGGTGCAGGTCGTCGCCCTGTTTACGCTTTGTGCCCATCGACTTGCCGTTCAGGAACAATTCAACTTCCTCGGCGTTGGTGTAGGCCCATACATCTACCGTCTGTCCTTCCTTCCAGTTCCAGTGGGGGAATATGTGCAATACTGGGGTGTTGGTCCATTCGCTCTGGTACATGTAATAGGCATCTTTTGGAAATCCTGCCAGATCAACAATTCCGAAATAGGAGCTTCGGGCAGGCCATGGATATGGTGTTGGTTCACCCAGGTAGTCAAAGCCGGTCCATATGAACAACCCGGAAAGGAAATCATATTTTTTTATCACTTTCCAGGTGGCTTCGTGGGTTGAACCCCATGGAACCCGGCAATTGTCATAGGCAGAACAGGTAAAATCTTTGTTCATAACGCTCATATCAGGACTCCGCCAGTCG
Proteins encoded:
- a CDS encoding glycoside hydrolase family 2 protein codes for the protein STLKTETTIPAGSTGEVTQEATVTSPNLWSVSHPVLYKALTQVLAGSEVTDDYETPFGIRYFAFDREKGFFLNGEPMKILGVCNHHDLGCLGAAINTRALERQLEILKAMGANAIRTSHNPPAPELLNLCDRMGFLVMDEAFDMWKINKTPFDYGLDFDEWHQADLRDMILRDRNHPSVIIWSIGNEIPEQWDTSGLRIAPELAGIVKSLDPTRPITSACNNPNPKNYIIRSNVLDLIGYNYHIEYFPSFLDSFQRGAFIASETTSALATRGSYDMPSDSVRIWPTDWRSPDMSVMNKDFTCSAYDNCRVPWGSTHEATWKVIKKYDFLSGLFIWTGFDYLGEPTPYPWPARSSYFGIVDLAGFPKDAYYMYQSEWTNTPVLHIFPHWNWKEGQTVDVWAYTNAEEVELFLNGKSMGTKRKQGDDLHLMWRLTWEPGTVKAIARTGGKEVLTKEIHTAGKPARILLEPDRTKLKADGKDLSFVKISILDDKGNIVPYADNLVKFEVNGAGKLRATDNGNPVSMESFQTSERKAFHGLCLAVIQASDKAGKITLKAVSDGLPEASVTIAAE